In Nostoc sp. CENA543, a single genomic region encodes these proteins:
- a CDS encoding cell division protein FtsQ/DivIB, with the protein MPDIVSVSQKDLAQRRQKLRRQRRVQILQTIWRTIAISGLAGGLLWVAVQPTWVLKTPKQVLMRSGDQSLSPEAVQTLLPLSYPQSLWRIQPSVIAESLKKQPTIAQATVSRRLFPPGLIIEIEERVPVALAQKTRNQANNQKENTGLIDTKGMWIPLEKYTLMNPNETLPSLKVIGLPEQYAQYWSQLYTYVRQSSVKITEIDCQDPTNIKLKTEIGNVYLGAFSPQLPEQISLLNRIRNLPKKVNPSDIEYIDLTNPESPLVHMIQKKADESANSTNP; encoded by the coding sequence ATGCCTGACATCGTATCGGTTTCTCAGAAAGATTTAGCTCAACGCCGTCAAAAATTACGCCGACAACGCCGAGTCCAAATTTTGCAAACAATTTGGCGGACTATTGCTATCAGTGGATTAGCTGGCGGTTTGCTGTGGGTGGCTGTTCAACCCACATGGGTACTTAAAACACCGAAACAAGTATTGATGCGCTCTGGTGATCAATCACTGTCACCAGAAGCAGTTCAAACACTCCTACCCTTGTCTTATCCCCAATCTTTGTGGCGAATTCAGCCTTCAGTGATTGCTGAATCTTTGAAGAAACAACCAACTATTGCACAAGCAACTGTTAGTCGTCGTCTTTTCCCTCCAGGATTAATTATTGAGATAGAAGAGAGAGTTCCCGTAGCTTTAGCACAAAAGACTAGAAATCAAGCAAACAATCAAAAGGAAAATACGGGTTTAATCGACACTAAAGGTATGTGGATACCTTTAGAAAAATATACTCTGATGAATCCGAATGAGACTTTACCTAGTCTCAAAGTGATTGGATTACCGGAACAATACGCCCAATACTGGAGCCAGCTATATACTTACGTTCGTCAAAGCTCCGTGAAAATTACGGAAATTGATTGCCAAGATCCCACAAACATCAAGTTGAAAACAGAAATAGGCAATGTTTATCTAGGTGCTTTTAGTCCCCAGTTACCTGAGCAAATTAGTTTACTAAATAGAATTAGAAACTTACCTAAAAAAGTTAATCCGAGTGACATAGAATATATTGACTTGACAAATCCTGAATCTCCCTTAGTACATATGATCCAAAAAAAGGCGGATGAATCTGCGAATTCTACTAATCCTTGA
- a CDS encoding rubredoxin, which produces MSEPAVETTVLDRYECRACGYVYEPEKGDDKHDIAPGTPFDQLPVNWRCPVCTAKKVAFTNVGPAGTASGFKENLSYGLGVNTLTPGQKNILIFGALVVAFLFFMSLYGLQ; this is translated from the coding sequence ATGAGCGAACCAGCTGTTGAAACTACAGTGTTAGACCGCTACGAGTGTCGCGCCTGCGGTTATGTTTACGAACCTGAAAAGGGTGACGATAAGCATGACATTGCTCCAGGGACACCTTTCGATCAATTGCCCGTGAATTGGCGTTGTCCTGTTTGCACGGCCAAAAAAGTTGCTTTTACTAATGTTGGGCCAGCCGGTACAGCATCGGGGTTTAAAGAAAACCTCAGCTATGGTTTAGGTGTAAACACTCTCACTCCTGGTCAGAAAAATATCCTGATTTTCGGTGCTTTAGTGGTGGCATTTTTGTTTTTTATGAGTCTCTATGGATTGCAGTGA
- a CDS encoding photosystem II reaction center protein J — protein sequence MSAGTGRIPLWVVATIAGLGVITVVGIFFYGAYAGLGSSI from the coding sequence GTGTCTGCTGGAACTGGGAGAATTCCCCTGTGGGTCGTCGCTACGATCGCAGGATTAGGTGTAATTACTGTTGTAGGTATTTTCTTCTATGGAGCCTACGCTGGACTTGGTTCTTCAATCTAA
- a CDS encoding LysR family transcriptional regulator, with product MSDLPFTLDQLRILKAIAVEGSFKRAADSLYVSQPAVSLQVQNLERQLDVPLFDRGGRRAQLTEAGHLLLSYGEKILSLCQETCRAIEDLQNLQGGTLIVGASQTTGTYLLPKMIGMFRQKYPDVAVQLHVHSTRRTAWSVANGQVDLAIIGGEIPAELAESLEIHPYAEDELALILPAFHPFAKQESIQKEDLYKLQFITLDSQSTIRKVIDQVLARCEIDTRRFKIEMELNSIEAIKNAVQSGLGAAFVSTSAIAKELQMGVLHCTPIDGVVVKRTLWLIFNPNRYRSKAAEAFSQEILPQFATPEWHQEIFNLSQKKLMLPPLDAVLPNSSNEG from the coding sequence ATGTCTGACCTTCCATTCACTTTAGATCAGTTACGTATTCTCAAAGCGATCGCTGTAGAAGGGAGCTTCAAGCGTGCTGCTGATAGTCTCTATGTCTCCCAACCGGCCGTGAGTTTGCAAGTGCAGAACCTAGAGAGACAGCTAGATGTCCCTCTATTTGACCGTGGAGGACGGCGCGCTCAATTAACCGAAGCAGGGCATCTACTATTGAGCTACGGGGAAAAAATTCTCAGTTTATGTCAAGAAACTTGTCGTGCCATCGAAGATTTACAAAATCTCCAAGGTGGAACGTTAATTGTGGGTGCTTCTCAAACCACGGGTACTTATCTTTTACCCAAAATGATTGGGATGTTCCGCCAGAAATATCCTGATGTCGCGGTACAACTTCATGTCCATTCCACTCGCCGCACCGCTTGGAGTGTAGCTAATGGACAAGTAGATTTAGCAATTATTGGCGGCGAAATCCCCGCAGAACTCGCGGAATCGCTAGAAATTCATCCCTATGCCGAAGATGAACTGGCGTTAATCTTACCTGCATTCCACCCCTTTGCTAAACAAGAATCCATTCAAAAAGAAGATTTATACAAATTACAATTCATCACCCTAGACTCCCAATCAACAATTCGCAAAGTTATTGATCAGGTACTAGCGCGCTGTGAAATTGATACCAGGCGGTTTAAAATCGAGATGGAACTCAATTCCATTGAAGCCATTAAAAATGCTGTGCAGTCTGGTTTAGGTGCAGCATTTGTTTCCACTAGTGCGATCGCCAAAGAATTACAGATGGGTGTACTCCACTGCACTCCGATTGATGGTGTTGTCGTCAAAAGGACACTATGGCTGATATTTAATCCCAATCGCTACCGTTCCAAAGCCGCAGAAGCTTTCAGTCAGGAGATATTACCCCAGTTTGCAACTCCTGAATGGCATCAGGAGATTTTTAACCTGTCACAAAAAAAACTCATGCTACCCCCGTTAGATGCAGTGTTACCAAACTCTAGTAATGAAGGTTAA
- a CDS encoding NAD(P)H-quinone oxidoreductase subunit J, which yields MADEEVKPVPAQTEAIVQAGPISSWLSENGFAHESLAPDKNGVEIIKVEPDFLLPIATALYAYGFNYLQFQSGIDLGPGEDLVSVYHLVKVGDNADQPEEVRVKVFLPRENPRIPSVYWIWKTADWQERESYDMFGIIYEGHPNLKRILMPEDWVGWPLRKDYVSPDFYELQDAY from the coding sequence GTGGCTGATGAAGAAGTAAAACCAGTACCAGCCCAGACAGAAGCTATAGTCCAAGCTGGCCCCATTTCTAGCTGGTTGTCAGAAAATGGCTTTGCTCATGAGTCTTTAGCCCCTGATAAAAATGGGGTAGAAATTATTAAGGTCGAGCCAGATTTCTTATTACCCATCGCTACAGCCTTGTATGCTTATGGGTTTAACTATCTTCAGTTTCAATCAGGTATCGACCTTGGCCCTGGTGAAGATTTAGTTAGTGTCTATCACTTAGTCAAGGTGGGTGATAATGCTGATCAACCTGAAGAAGTACGGGTAAAGGTATTTTTGCCCAGAGAGAATCCCAGAATTCCTTCGGTCTACTGGATTTGGAAAACCGCAGACTGGCAAGAACGTGAATCCTATGATATGTTCGGCATTATCTATGAAGGACACCCCAACTTGAAGCGCATTCTCATGCCTGAAGATTGGGTGGGTTGGCCTTTACGCAAGGATTACGTTTCACCTGATTTCTACGAGTTGCAAGACGCTTATTAG
- the psbE gene encoding cytochrome b559 subunit alpha — MSGTTGERPFSDIVTSIRYWVIHSITIPALFIAGWLFVSTGLAYDVFGTPRPDEYYTQTRQELPIVNNRFEAKKQVEQFIK; from the coding sequence ATGTCAGGGACTACTGGAGAACGTCCGTTTTCCGATATTGTTACCAGTATTCGTTACTGGGTAATCCACAGTATCACCATTCCAGCATTATTCATCGCTGGTTGGTTGTTTGTCAGCACCGGTCTAGCTTATGACGTGTTTGGTACTCCTCGTCCTGATGAGTATTACACACAAACACGGCAAGAGCTGCCAATTGTGAATAATCGTTTTGAAGCGAAAAAACAAGTTGAACAGTTTATTAAGTAA
- a CDS encoding photosynthesis system II assembly factor Ycf48, with protein MVIVKSWQKIFALLMVVFLCMGCSKVPSSSYNPWAVISVPTEAKLLDIAFTGNPQHGFLVGSNTTLLETNDGGDNWKPLELALDDDRYRFDAVSFAGKEGWIAGEPSLLLHTTDEGHSWSRIPLSSKLPGNPISIHALGENTAEMATDVGAIYKTTDGGRNWKAQVEAAVGVVRNLERAADGKYVAVSAKGSFYSTWEPGQNAWVPHNRNSSRRVENMGFSEDGQLWLLARGGQVQFSDPNEPEAWQEAQSPEFSTSWGLLDLAYRTPEEIWIGGGSGNLLLSTDGGLTWSKDRDVEGVAANFYKIVFFSPEQGFIIGDRGVLLKYQPDVAKSDKTAASA; from the coding sequence ATGGTTATTGTGAAAAGTTGGCAGAAAATCTTTGCTTTGTTAATGGTCGTCTTTTTGTGTATGGGTTGTAGTAAAGTGCCGTCTAGCAGCTACAATCCTTGGGCAGTCATTTCTGTACCAACTGAGGCCAAACTTTTAGATATTGCTTTTACTGGAAATCCCCAGCATGGTTTTTTGGTTGGTAGCAATACCACACTTTTAGAAACCAATGATGGTGGCGACAATTGGAAACCACTAGAATTGGCTTTGGATGACGATCGCTATCGTTTTGATGCAGTCAGTTTTGCTGGTAAAGAAGGCTGGATTGCTGGTGAGCCTTCTTTGCTGCTACACACCACTGATGAAGGTCACTCTTGGTCACGTATTCCCCTAAGTTCCAAACTACCAGGCAATCCCATCTCTATCCATGCTTTGGGTGAAAACACAGCTGAAATGGCTACTGATGTCGGCGCAATCTACAAAACCACCGATGGTGGTAGAAACTGGAAAGCACAAGTAGAAGCAGCCGTTGGGGTAGTGCGTAACCTAGAACGTGCTGCTGATGGTAAATATGTAGCTGTTTCTGCTAAGGGAAGCTTTTACTCCACTTGGGAACCTGGACAAAATGCTTGGGTTCCCCATAACCGCAATAGTTCCCGCCGTGTAGAAAATATGGGATTCTCTGAAGATGGGCAATTGTGGTTACTAGCAAGAGGTGGTCAAGTCCAGTTTAGCGACCCCAATGAGCCAGAAGCATGGCAAGAAGCGCAAAGTCCTGAATTTTCCACTAGTTGGGGTTTATTGGATTTGGCTTATCGCACACCTGAAGAAATCTGGATTGGTGGCGGTAGCGGTAACTTATTGCTGAGTACCGATGGTGGTCTAACCTGGTCAAAAGACCGTGATGTCGAAGGAGTTGCAGCTAATTTTTACAAGATCGTCTTTTTTAGCCCAGAACAAGGATTTATCATTGGCGATCGCGGTGTGTTACTCAAATACCAACCCGATGTCGCGAAATCAGACAAAACAGCAGCGTCAGCTTAG
- a CDS encoding photosystem II reaction center protein L gives MERTPNPNNQPVELNRTSLYLGLLLIFVLGILFSSYFFN, from the coding sequence ATGGAAAGAACGCCCAACCCTAATAATCAACCGGTTGAACTAAACCGGACTTCTCTTTACCTGGGACTACTACTAATTTTCGTTCTAGGTATTCTATTTTCCAGTTACTTCTTTAACTAA
- the ndhK gene encoding photosynthetic/respiratory NAD(P)H-quinone oxidoreductase subunit K, whose amino-acid sequence MVLNSNLTTQDKERIINPVERPTVTQDLSENVILTTVDDLYNWARLSSLWPLLFGTACCFIEFAALIGSRFDFDRFGLIPRSSPRQADLIITAGTITMKMAPQLVRLYEQMPEPKYVIAMGACTITGGMFSVDSPTAVRGVDKLIPVDVYLPGCPPRPEAIIDAIIKLRKKIANDSMQERSQIKQTHRFYSTTHNLKPVPEILTGKYMQSDTRFTPPKELTEAIGLPVPPALLTAKTQKEEQKRG is encoded by the coding sequence ATGGTCTTGAATTCTAATTTAACCACCCAGGACAAAGAACGAATCATTAACCCTGTTGAGCGTCCGACAGTCACCCAAGACTTGTCAGAAAACGTCATTTTGACCACGGTTGATGACCTTTATAACTGGGCTAGGCTTTCTAGTTTGTGGCCTTTGCTGTTTGGTACAGCTTGTTGCTTTATTGAATTTGCAGCTTTAATTGGCTCACGTTTTGACTTCGATCGCTTTGGATTAATTCCCCGTTCTAGTCCCCGTCAAGCTGATTTGATTATTACGGCCGGGACAATCACTATGAAGATGGCTCCTCAATTGGTGCGTCTTTATGAACAAATGCCCGAACCAAAATATGTAATTGCTATGGGGGCTTGTACAATTACAGGCGGGATGTTTAGCGTTGATTCTCCCACGGCTGTGCGCGGGGTAGATAAGCTCATTCCTGTAGATGTCTATTTACCAGGTTGTCCTCCCCGTCCAGAAGCGATCATTGACGCGATTATCAAGCTGCGGAAAAAGATTGCTAACGATTCGATGCAGGAACGCAGTCAAATTAAGCAAACCCACCGTTTCTACAGCACTACGCATAATTTGAAACCAGTACCAGAAATTTTAACTGGCAAATATATGCAGTCAGACACTCGCTTTACACCACCTAAAGAATTGACAGAAGCAATTGGTTTACCAGTTCCACCTGCACTGTTGACAGCAAAGACTCAGAAGGAGGAACAAAAACGTGGCTGA
- the ftsZ gene encoding cell division protein FtsZ — MTLDNNQELTYKNSQSLGQPGLSLAVNSSNPFNHSGLNFGQNHDSKKIITEASRIGEIVPGRVANIKVIGVGGGGGNAVNRMIESDVSGVEFWSINTDAQALTLAGAPSRLQIGQKLTRGLGAGGNPAIGQKAAEESRDEIATALEGADLVFITAGMGGGTGTGAAPIVAEIAKEMGALTVGVVTRPFVFEGRRRTTQAEQGIEGLKSRVDTLIIIPNNKLLEVIPEQTPVQEAFRYADDVLRQGVQGISDIITIPGLVNVDFADVRAVMADAGSALMGIGVSSGKSRAREAAIAAISSPLLECSIEGARGVVFNITGGSDLTLHEVNAAAETIYEVVDPNANIIFGAVIDDRLQGEVRITVIATGFTGEVQAAPQQTTANTRVTPMTKRTSPQPPPTTPPATTPEPKEKTGLDIPEFLQRRRPTKN; from the coding sequence ATGACACTTGATAATAACCAAGAGCTTACCTATAAAAACTCCCAATCGTTAGGGCAACCAGGTTTATCTCTAGCTGTTAACTCCTCTAACCCCTTTAATCACTCTGGGCTGAATTTTGGACAAAATCACGACAGCAAGAAGATTATCACAGAAGCTAGCAGAATCGGAGAGATTGTTCCAGGAAGAGTCGCCAATATTAAAGTCATAGGCGTAGGTGGTGGTGGTGGTAATGCGGTTAACCGCATGATTGAATCTGATGTTTCTGGGGTGGAGTTTTGGTCAATTAACACCGATGCTCAAGCTTTAACTCTAGCAGGCGCGCCTAGTCGCTTACAAATTGGACAAAAACTCACACGAGGATTAGGTGCAGGTGGTAATCCTGCTATTGGCCAAAAGGCGGCGGAGGAATCTAGAGATGAAATTGCTACCGCCTTAGAAGGAGCTGATTTAGTATTTATTACTGCGGGAATGGGAGGCGGTACAGGTACAGGTGCGGCTCCCATTGTTGCAGAAATAGCCAAGGAAATGGGTGCTTTGACTGTTGGTGTGGTGACACGTCCTTTCGTGTTTGAAGGTCGTCGCCGCACTACTCAAGCAGAACAAGGGATTGAAGGACTTAAAAGTCGGGTAGACACGCTGATTATTATCCCTAACAATAAACTTTTGGAAGTGATTCCAGAACAAACGCCAGTACAAGAAGCTTTCCGTTATGCAGACGATGTATTGCGTCAAGGTGTGCAGGGAATTTCCGATATCATTACTATTCCTGGGTTAGTTAACGTAGACTTTGCTGATGTGCGAGCTGTGATGGCTGATGCTGGCTCGGCGTTGATGGGAATTGGTGTGAGTTCTGGAAAATCGAGGGCGAGAGAAGCCGCGATCGCAGCTATTTCTTCACCACTGTTAGAATGCTCTATTGAAGGTGCAAGAGGTGTTGTATTTAACATCACTGGAGGTAGTGATTTAACTCTCCATGAAGTTAACGCCGCCGCCGAAACTATCTATGAAGTAGTTGACCCCAACGCTAATATTATTTTTGGTGCAGTGATTGATGACAGGTTACAAGGTGAGGTGAGAATTACCGTCATCGCCACCGGATTTACTGGGGAAGTACAAGCAGCACCTCAACAAACTACTGCTAATACACGCGTCACACCAATGACAAAACGCACTTCTCCCCAGCCACCGCCTACTACCCCTCCCGCCACCACTCCAGAACCTAAAGAAAAAACTGGTTTGGATATTCCTGAATTTCTCCAAAGACGACGACCGACAAAAAACTAG
- the psaI gene encoding photosystem I reaction center subunit VIII, with protein sequence MAASFLPSIFVPLTGLVFSAATMAFMFLYIERDDIG encoded by the coding sequence ATGGCAGCATCATTTTTGCCTTCTATCTTTGTACCTTTGACTGGTTTAGTTTTCTCAGCTGCAACAATGGCGTTTATGTTCTTGTACATTGAACGTGATGATATTGGTTAA
- a CDS encoding photosystem II manganese-stabilizing polypeptide, producing MRYRALIAAFLAVCLGLLTACSDAPAASSRDILTYEQIRGTGLANKCPQLAETSRGSIPLDSSQSYSIKELCLEPTNFFVKEEPANKRQSAEFVAGKLLTRYTSTIDQVSGALKINTDNSLTFVEQDGLDFQAITVQLPGGERVPFLFTIKNLVAQTQPGLTSVNTSTDFEGTFKVPSYRGAAFLDPKGRGIVTGYDNAVALPAQADDEELTRANVKRAEILKGKISLQVAKVDSSSGEIAGTFESEQPSDTDLGSAEPKEVKIRGLFYARVEPNRS from the coding sequence ATGAGGTATCGAGCTTTAATTGCTGCATTCTTAGCTGTATGCTTGGGGCTACTCACCGCTTGTAGTGACGCGCCTGCTGCTAGCAGTAGGGATATACTGACTTACGAACAAATTCGAGGCACTGGCTTGGCTAACAAATGCCCTCAACTTGCAGAAACCAGCCGTGGTTCAATTCCCTTGGATTCTAGCCAGTCCTACTCCATCAAAGAACTCTGCTTAGAACCTACCAATTTCTTTGTCAAAGAAGAGCCTGCTAACAAACGTCAATCAGCAGAATTTGTAGCTGGCAAATTGTTGACTAGATACACTTCCACCATTGATCAAGTTTCCGGTGCGCTTAAAATCAACACTGATAACAGCTTGACCTTCGTGGAACAAGATGGTCTTGACTTCCAAGCCATTACCGTACAATTACCTGGTGGTGAGCGAGTTCCCTTCCTATTCACTATTAAAAACCTAGTTGCTCAAACTCAACCTGGTTTAACTAGTGTCAATACTTCCACAGACTTTGAAGGAACTTTTAAAGTGCCTTCCTATCGTGGTGCTGCTTTCCTTGACCCCAAAGGTCGTGGTATCGTCACCGGCTATGACAATGCCGTTGCCTTACCAGCACAAGCTGATGATGAAGAATTAACCCGCGCCAACGTCAAGCGTGCAGAAATTCTCAAAGGTAAAATTTCCTTACAAGTAGCTAAAGTGGATAGCTCTAGTGGTGAAATCGCTGGTACTTTCGAGAGTGAACAGCCATCTGATACCGACTTAGGCTCTGCTGAACCCAAGGAAGTCAAAATTCGCGGTCTGTTTTACGCCAGAGTTGAACCCAATCGTAGCTAA
- a CDS encoding ATP-binding protein gives MGNKLNLSRFYKACNPSYTLNMGVTLDRQYYIDFSDVRGCKIVEELQRTISRISPDEPTCQLFTGHIGCGKSTELQRLKAELELAGFHVVYFESSQDLDMADIDISDILLSVARQVSVSLEAIGVKPKAGYFTNLFKEIGDFLQTPIELSGEAEFSLGIAKITAKTKDSTQLRNQLRQYLEPRTNSILQAINEEILEKATEQLKLRGQKGLVVIVDNLDRVDMRPMASGRTQPEYLFIDRGEQLRRLKCHVVYTIPLALIFSNEYEALKNRLGGGIAPKVLPMVLVRQRDGSDYDPGMSLLRQLVLARAFPEFPSEQREKFITELFDTSETLDRLCRVSGGHIRNLLGLLYSCLQRQDPPFSRDCLEAVIKDYRDDLLLAIDECQWELLFEVVQQQSVKGESDYQSLLRSMYLFEYRDPRGRWFGISPALAETEKVVAWQQLK, from the coding sequence ATGGGAAATAAACTAAATTTGTCACGCTTCTATAAAGCCTGTAATCCTAGCTACACCTTAAACATGGGTGTGACGTTAGATCGGCAATACTATATAGACTTTTCTGATGTGCGTGGATGCAAGATTGTCGAAGAACTACAACGTACCATCAGCCGGATTTCTCCTGATGAGCCTACTTGTCAATTATTTACAGGTCATATAGGTTGTGGCAAATCAACAGAATTACAACGCCTCAAAGCAGAGCTAGAATTAGCAGGATTTCACGTAGTTTATTTTGAGTCTAGCCAAGACTTAGATATGGCAGATATTGACATCAGTGACATCTTACTAAGTGTCGCTCGTCAAGTTAGTGTCAGCTTAGAAGCAATCGGAGTCAAGCCGAAAGCCGGTTACTTCACCAATTTATTCAAAGAAATAGGGGATTTTTTACAAACACCCATAGAACTATCTGGAGAAGCCGAATTTTCCTTGGGTATTGCTAAAATTACCGCCAAAACCAAAGACAGCACTCAACTACGTAATCAACTCCGACAATATCTCGAACCTCGTACTAACAGCATTTTGCAAGCAATTAACGAAGAGATATTAGAAAAAGCTACTGAACAGCTGAAGTTACGGGGGCAAAAAGGACTAGTAGTAATTGTAGACAACTTAGATCGAGTCGATATGCGTCCTATGGCCTCTGGACGCACACAACCAGAATATCTCTTCATCGATAGAGGCGAACAATTAAGAAGGCTAAAATGTCACGTAGTTTACACGATTCCACTAGCGTTAATTTTCTCCAATGAATACGAAGCATTGAAAAATCGTCTAGGTGGAGGTATCGCACCCAAAGTTTTACCGATGGTATTAGTGCGACAAAGAGATGGTAGTGATTATGACCCAGGAATGTCCTTGCTACGTCAATTAGTTCTAGCTAGAGCCTTCCCAGAATTCCCCTCTGAACAAAGAGAAAAATTCATTACAGAGTTATTTGATACTTCCGAAACTTTAGATCGTTTATGTCGCGTCAGTGGTGGACACATACGTAATTTACTGGGTTTACTTTACAGTTGCTTGCAAAGACAAGATCCGCCCTTTTCTAGAGACTGCTTAGAAGCTGTGATTAAAGACTATCGTGATGATTTGCTCCTAGCTATTGATGAATGTCAATGGGAATTATTATTTGAAGTCGTACAACAGCAGAGCGTTAAAGGTGAATCAGACTACCAAAGCTTACTTAGAAGTATGTACTTATTTGAATATCGCGACCCTAGAGGCCGTTGGTTTGGTATTAGTCCAGCCTTAGCAGAAACAGAAAAAGTCGTCGCTTGGCAACAACTTAAGTAA
- the ndhC gene encoding photosynthetic/respiratory NAD(P)H-quinone oxidoreductase subunit C yields the protein MFVLSGYEYLLGFLIICSLVPALALSASKLLRPTGNSLERRTTYESGMEPIGGAWIQFNIRYYMFALVFVVFDVETVFLYPWAVAFHRLGLLAFIEALIFIAILVVALVYAWRKGALEWS from the coding sequence GTGTTTGTCCTTAGCGGTTACGAGTACCTTCTAGGCTTTCTCATTATCTGTAGCCTAGTACCTGCCTTAGCACTTTCAGCGTCCAAGCTCCTTAGACCTACGGGTAATAGTCTGGAACGTCGCACCACCTATGAATCTGGGATGGAACCCATCGGCGGTGCGTGGATTCAGTTCAACATCCGCTACTATATGTTTGCACTGGTCTTCGTAGTTTTTGATGTAGAGACGGTGTTCCTTTATCCTTGGGCGGTAGCTTTTCATCGTTTAGGGTTATTGGCGTTTATTGAGGCACTGATTTTCATTGCAATTCTTGTAGTTGCCCTAGTTTACGCATGGCGTAAAGGAGCTTTGGAATGGTCTTGA
- the psbF gene encoding cytochrome b559 subunit beta, which yields MTSGNNVNQPVTYPIFTVRWLAVHTLAVPTVFFLGAIAAMQFIQR from the coding sequence ATGACTAGCGGCAACAACGTTAACCAACCAGTTACCTATCCTATTTTTACAGTGAGATGGCTGGCAGTTCACACACTAGCTGTGCCTACCGTCTTCTTCTTGGGCGCGATCGCCGCAATGCAGTTTATTCAACGCTAG
- a CDS encoding RNA polymerase sigma factor SigF: MPTSTTNELKCEIWQLLREYQLSRSETVRNQLVQLNFGLVRKEAHYWMNQCRENYDDLVQVGCLGLIRAIERFEISKGHAFSSFAIPYIRGEIQHYLRDKGVTVRIPRRYLALQQRAIGISRSLRVKYNRQPTDAELADALEISIEEWQDIKLAWVNRAPLSLDVPVQDGEEGSTSLGELVPDHHYRSFQLAQEDQIRLQQALFQLEQRTREVLECVFLHDLTQKQVAEHLGISVVTVSRRVKKGLDLLKHLMCTADD; this comes from the coding sequence ATGCCTACCTCAACTACCAATGAACTGAAGTGCGAAATTTGGCAGTTGTTGCGAGAATATCAGCTATCTCGCTCCGAAACTGTTCGCAATCAACTGGTGCAGCTAAATTTTGGGCTAGTGAGAAAAGAAGCTCACTATTGGATGAACCAATGTCGTGAAAATTACGATGATTTGGTTCAGGTTGGTTGTTTGGGTTTAATTCGGGCGATTGAAAGATTTGAAATCAGCAAAGGTCACGCTTTTAGTTCCTTTGCCATTCCCTATATTCGTGGTGAAATTCAACACTATCTCAGAGATAAAGGCGTTACAGTTAGAATCCCTCGACGGTACCTGGCATTACAACAACGCGCCATAGGCATCTCCCGTTCTTTACGAGTAAAGTACAATCGCCAACCAACTGACGCGGAATTGGCGGACGCATTGGAAATTTCCATAGAAGAATGGCAAGATATTAAACTTGCTTGGGTTAATCGTGCGCCATTGAGTTTAGATGTTCCTGTACAAGATGGTGAAGAAGGATCTACTAGTTTGGGGGAATTAGTCCCTGATCATCACTACCGTAGTTTTCAACTAGCACAAGAAGATCAAATTCGTCTTCAACAAGCTTTGTTTCAATTAGAACAGCGCACCCGTGAAGTTTTAGAGTGTGTATTTCTCCATGATTTGACACAAAAACAAGTAGCAGAACATCTAGGCATTAGCGTAGTTACTGTTTCTCGCAGAGTCAAGAAAGGACTGGATTTGTTAAAGCATCTGATGTGTACAGCTGATGATTAA